A single Chloroflexota bacterium DNA region contains:
- the gatB gene encoding Asp-tRNA(Asn)/Glu-tRNA(Gln) amidotransferase subunit GatB, protein MMYEPVIGLEVHAEIATQSKIFCSCPVVDNTIAEANSAVCPVCAGMPGMLPVVNQRAVEYGIRVALALGCEIAPVSIFARKNYFYPDLPKGYQISQYKEPLAENGSLRIRTAEGVRDIRVRRVHLEEDTGKLTHMESPHPNPSPTGSEARGEGYSLIDLNRAGVPLLEIVSEPDLRSAEEARIYGETLRNLLRYLAVNSGDMQKGVLRFEANISVREAGSTEFNTRTEIKNLNSFRALERSTLYEIERQSELHRKGERVIQQTMGWDEARQVTVSQRSKEEEDDYRYFPEPDLPPLAVSGEWLAQIRADLPELPEAKRTRFIEQYQLSEYDADVLVAEQEVADYFETALAAGAKITPKLVANWIAGELFGLLNQAGVGLSSAGVSPQNLSGLLNLLEAGTINSSTAKIVLAEMFANGESAESIVEVRGLRQISDSEPIRAAIAQLLADHPAEVQQFRNGKENLVNWFFGQVMRSMKGKANPQVVREELLRQLNG, encoded by the coding sequence ATGATGTATGAGCCGGTCATTGGTCTTGAGGTTCATGCCGAGATTGCCACGCAGTCGAAGATATTTTGTTCTTGCCCGGTGGTGGATAATACGATCGCCGAAGCCAACAGCGCTGTTTGTCCGGTATGCGCCGGGATGCCAGGTATGTTGCCGGTGGTCAATCAGCGGGCGGTGGAATATGGCATTCGAGTGGCGCTGGCGTTGGGCTGTGAGATAGCCCCGGTGAGCATTTTTGCCCGCAAAAATTATTTTTATCCCGATTTGCCGAAGGGTTATCAGATTTCGCAGTACAAAGAGCCGTTAGCGGAAAACGGCTCTTTGCGGATTCGCACAGCCGAGGGGGTGCGCGATATCCGTGTGCGGCGCGTGCATCTGGAGGAAGATACCGGCAAGCTGACTCATATGGAAAGTCCTCACCCCAACCCATCTCCCACTGGGAGTGAGGCTAGGGGTGAGGGATACAGCCTGATCGACCTTAACCGGGCAGGGGTGCCGCTATTAGAAATCGTCTCCGAGCCAGATTTGCGCAGCGCCGAGGAAGCGCGAATTTACGGTGAAACCTTGCGAAATTTGCTCCGCTATCTGGCAGTTAATTCGGGTGATATGCAGAAGGGCGTGCTGCGTTTCGAAGCCAATATCTCGGTGCGCGAGGCGGGCAGCACTGAATTCAATACTCGCACCGAAATCAAAAACCTGAATAGTTTCCGCGCCCTGGAACGTTCCACTTTGTACGAGATTGAGCGCCAGAGTGAGTTGCACCGCAAGGGAGAGCGCGTTATCCAGCAGACGATGGGCTGGGATGAGGCGCGCCAGGTGACCGTGTCGCAGCGTAGCAAGGAAGAAGAAGACGATTATCGCTACTTTCCGGAGCCAGATTTACCGCCCCTGGCCGTCTCAGGAGAGTGGCTGGCGCAAATTCGTGCCGATTTGCCCGAATTGCCCGAAGCCAAACGAACGCGCTTCATCGAGCAGTACCAGCTGAGCGAGTATGATGCCGATGTTTTGGTTGCCGAACAGGAAGTAGCCGATTATTTCGAGACAGCGCTGGCCGCCGGGGCAAAGATCACGCCGAAGTTAGTTGCCAACTGGATTGCAGGCGAACTCTTCGGGTTGCTGAATCAGGCCGGGGTTGGCCTCAGCAGCGCCGGGGTGAGTCCGCAAAACCTGTCGGGGTTGCTGAATCTGCTCGAGGCGGGAACCATCAACAGCAGCACCGCCAAAATCGTGCTGGCCGAAATGTTTGCGAACGGCGAGTCAGCCGAAAGTATTGTCGAAGTTCGTGGCCTGCGCCAAATCTCGGATTCTGAACCCATACGGGCAGCAATTGCACAATTGTTGGCAGATCACCCTGCTGAGGTGCAGCAATTTCGCAATGGCAAAGAGAATCTGGTCAATTGGTTCTTTGGGCAGGTGATGCGCTCGATGAAGGGGAAGGCTAATCCACAGGTTGTGCGGGAAGAGTTGCTCCGTCAGTTGAATGGTTAG
- a CDS encoding NTP transferase domain-containing protein — translation MTNSLKVVIPMAGFGSRLRPHTWSRPKQLLSLAGKSVLAHVMDTFSTLDDSGNIEFIFIVGYLGDKIETHMQENHPDYNVRYVEQAEMRGQSHAIYLAKEYLSGPMLMVFADTLIETDLAFIATEEADAVAWVKPVPDPRRFGVTEVGEDGWVKRLIEKPKDVANNLAVVGFYYFKDSEALISAIEEQMAQDRHLKGEYYLADAINIMLEGGAKMRTERVQVWLDAGTADAVLETNRYMLKNGHDNSASVKLSEGVALIPPVFIHPDATIESSVIGPFVSIGAGCTVRNSVLRDTIIEKNTQVLGVSLEYSMIGENTLLDGGVNSLNVGDNSEVKI, via the coding sequence ATGACGAATTCATTGAAAGTTGTTATTCCGATGGCTGGTTTTGGGTCGCGTTTGCGCCCGCATACTTGGAGCCGCCCGAAGCAATTGCTTAGCCTGGCTGGAAAGAGTGTGCTGGCGCATGTCATGGATACGTTTTCGACGCTGGATGATTCTGGCAATATAGAGTTTATTTTTATTGTTGGCTATCTTGGGGATAAAATTGAAACCCATATGCAAGAGAATCACCCCGATTATAATGTGCGCTATGTGGAACAAGCCGAAATGCGCGGGCAGTCGCACGCGATATATTTGGCAAAAGAGTATCTCAGTGGGCCAATGCTGATGGTATTTGCCGATACCCTGATTGAGACCGATTTAGCATTTATTGCGACGGAGGAAGCCGACGCGGTGGCCTGGGTCAAACCGGTGCCTGATCCGCGCCGCTTTGGTGTGACAGAAGTTGGTGAGGATGGCTGGGTGAAGCGTCTGATCGAAAAACCCAAAGATGTTGCCAATAACCTGGCCGTGGTGGGATTTTACTACTTCAAAGATTCGGAAGCCCTGATTTCTGCTATCGAAGAACAGATGGCGCAAGACCGCCACCTCAAGGGCGAATATTACCTCGCTGATGCAATTAATATTATGCTGGAGGGGGGCGCGAAAATGCGCACCGAGCGCGTGCAGGTCTGGCTAGATGCGGGTACAGCCGATGCCGTTTTGGAGACCAACCGCTATATGCTTAAAAATGGGCATGATAATTCGGCATCGGTGAAACTTAGCGAGGGCGTGGCGTTGATTCCGCCGGTATTTATCCACCCGGATGCTACTATCGAATCGTCGGTGATTGGCCCCTTTGTGTCGATTGGCGCTGGCTGCACTGTGCGCAATAGCGTGTTGCGCGATACAATTATTGAGAAAAATACGCAAGTTTTGGGTGTCAGCCTGGAATACTCAATGATCGGTGAAAATACCCTGCTAGATGGGGGCGTGAATAGCCTGAATGTGGGTGATAACTCCGAAGTGAAGATATGA